A genomic window from Quercus lobata isolate SW786 chromosome 10, ValleyOak3.0 Primary Assembly, whole genome shotgun sequence includes:
- the LOC115962695 gene encoding protein BREAKING OF ASYMMETRY IN THE STOMATAL LINEAGE isoform X1 encodes MCTPWTIPRFVRWRVRDWASCFLACRFPIDDEPNTYRSSSPQPVKNMSFDKKGDSKVNQNNKKMSWHKKRSKEKRPKLSSTQQPKDSNNNIPVENGADEARWPHFSDEEYIVFCFREDGAFDVVKDGKPETSKPFDCTSRNSRPVNRKLNYVDEAKTVVERYSNEEKLKRDGHDIFPTNDGGVRISDQKDEEEDCIYFDTESPTHGFRRRYQSEEVEDRGLVSVESSESNLSDGSSRSFAFPVLGWEWMGSPVQMPKSEGLQLRKHKARFVGFQCCKF; translated from the exons ATGTGCACACCATGGACAATTCCAAGGTTTGTCAGATGGAGAGTGAGGGACTGGGCTTCTTGTTTCTTGGCTTGCAGGTTTCCTATAG ATGATGAACCAAATACATATCGTTCTTCATCACCTCAACCAGTGAAAAATATGTCTTTCGACAAAAAGGGTGATAGTAAAGTCAATcagaataacaaaaaaatgtcATGGCACAAAAAACGCAGCAAAGAGAAACGACCAAAACTCAGTTCCACACAACAACCTAAAGACTCCAACAACAACATTCCAGTTGAAAATGGCGCTGATGAAGCACGTTGGCCACATTTTTCAGATGAAGAATACATAGTATTCTGCTTTAGAGAGGATGGAGCATTTGATGTAGTCAAAGATGGAAAGCCAGAAACTTCCAAACCCTTTGACTGCACGTCCAGAAATTCAAGACCTGTAAACCGAAAG CTTAATTATGTTGACGAAGCCAAAACAGTTGTAGAAAGGTATAGCAATGAGGAAAAGTTGAAGAGAGATGGACATGATATTTTCCCTACAAATGATGGAGGTGTTAGGATCTCTGACCAAAAG GATGAGGAAGAAGATTGCATATACTTCGATACAGAATCGCCTACACATGGATTCAGAAGGAGATATCAAAGTGAGGAGGTTGAAGACCGTGGCCTGGTATCAGTAGAATCAAGTGAATCCAATCTATCAGATGGCAGTTCACGCTCTTTTGCCTTCCCTGT GTTGGGTTGGGAATGGATGGGTAGTCCTGTGCAGATGCCAAAATCAGAAGGCCTGCAGTTAAGGAAGCACAAGGCCCGTTTTGTGGGCTTTCAGTGTTGTAAATTCTGA
- the LOC115962695 gene encoding protein BREAKING OF ASYMMETRY IN THE STOMATAL LINEAGE isoform X2, whose protein sequence is MCTPWTIPRFVRWRVRDWASCFLACRFPIDDEPNTYRSSSPQPVKNMSFDKKGDSKVNQNNKKMSWHKKRSKEKRPKLSSTQQPKDSNNNIPVENGADEARWPHFSDEEYIVFCFREDGAFDVVKDGKPETSKPFDCTSRNSRPVNRKLNYVDEAKTVVERYSNEEKLKRDGHDIFPTNDGGVRISDQKDEEEDCIYFDTESPTHGFRRRYQSEEVEDRGLVSVESSESNLSDGSSRSFAFPVCHEVGETMQVGLGMDG, encoded by the exons ATGTGCACACCATGGACAATTCCAAGGTTTGTCAGATGGAGAGTGAGGGACTGGGCTTCTTGTTTCTTGGCTTGCAGGTTTCCTATAG ATGATGAACCAAATACATATCGTTCTTCATCACCTCAACCAGTGAAAAATATGTCTTTCGACAAAAAGGGTGATAGTAAAGTCAATcagaataacaaaaaaatgtcATGGCACAAAAAACGCAGCAAAGAGAAACGACCAAAACTCAGTTCCACACAACAACCTAAAGACTCCAACAACAACATTCCAGTTGAAAATGGCGCTGATGAAGCACGTTGGCCACATTTTTCAGATGAAGAATACATAGTATTCTGCTTTAGAGAGGATGGAGCATTTGATGTAGTCAAAGATGGAAAGCCAGAAACTTCCAAACCCTTTGACTGCACGTCCAGAAATTCAAGACCTGTAAACCGAAAG CTTAATTATGTTGACGAAGCCAAAACAGTTGTAGAAAGGTATAGCAATGAGGAAAAGTTGAAGAGAGATGGACATGATATTTTCCCTACAAATGATGGAGGTGTTAGGATCTCTGACCAAAAG GATGAGGAAGAAGATTGCATATACTTCGATACAGAATCGCCTACACATGGATTCAGAAGGAGATATCAAAGTGAGGAGGTTGAAGACCGTGGCCTGGTATCAGTAGAATCAAGTGAATCCAATCTATCAGATGGCAGTTCACGCTCTTTTGCCTTCCCTGT TTGTCATGAAGTTGGTGAAACCATGCAGGTTGGGTTGGGAATGGATGGGTAG